One genomic region from Croceicoccus sp. YJ47 encodes:
- the bamA gene encoding outer membrane protein assembly factor BamA: protein MASMAVALMAGTALSAVPAAAQDAPADPAAAPQQAPATAPAPQGQIIQTISVSGAQRLEPQTILSYISMRPGEPYSTAKADAALRDLYATELFSDVRIGQDSGNVVIEVQENPVINRIVLEGNKRLKNDKILPEIRLAPRQIYTRSKVRADVARIIELYKRQGRFAATVEPQAVMLDQNRVDIVFEITEGPKSKVRQINIIGNEQFSDGELRGEMLTKQTGFLTFLTGNTSYDPDKLAFDQQNLRRFYLTQGYADFRVVSTVAELTPDRKDFIITYVVEEGERYKFGDVAVESEIRDFDDAALTATLPMRTGDWYNAEQVENTIESLAETIGAFGYAFGEVQPRYNPNREDLTMDVTFQIAEAPRVYVERIDINGNTLTQDKVIRREFRLAEGDAFNSLQVRRSTARINSLGYFQENFEVEQGPGSAPDRVVLTANVEERPTGELQLSAGFSSLERFILQGSIRQNNFRGRGQSVGLSLNYSRFSKSAQVSFTEPYVFDSNISFGADIYRRDFNSFNRFNNSRNTTYENSSTGFSVRAGTALSEYMQFIGRYTLQVEDVTLGQQYFADLDGDGVRNCEPLIAGRYLCDALGKRTSSILGASLVYDTLNNRLRPSAYHRVVLNGDFAGLGGSVKYLRGKLNASKFWGVGSGFIFSLQGEGGYIHALSDRAGANIDDVRLTDRFFLGNPQMRGFDIRGVGPRVIRKPLLDTNGDGIFETVSEDRDTWTDDALGGRAYYLGRAELEIPLGSGARELGLRPSIFVDAGAVFGLTDPVTQTFDQPLYAQRVDVNGDPLDEIIYTNDPLAPDGETQNQRIISPFTEQFLGDSPKPRVAVGIGVNWNSPFGPLRIDLSKALLKEEGDDPRTFSFNVGTQF, encoded by the coding sequence ATGGCCTCGATGGCGGTCGCGCTGATGGCGGGAACGGCCTTGTCCGCCGTGCCGGCCGCGGCGCAGGACGCCCCCGCCGATCCGGCCGCCGCGCCGCAGCAGGCGCCCGCCACTGCGCCCGCCCCGCAAGGGCAGATCATCCAGACGATCAGCGTTTCGGGCGCACAGCGGCTCGAGCCGCAGACGATTCTGTCCTATATCTCCATGCGTCCGGGCGAACCCTATTCCACGGCCAAGGCCGATGCCGCATTGCGCGACCTCTATGCCACCGAATTGTTCAGTGACGTACGCATCGGGCAGGACAGCGGCAATGTCGTGATCGAGGTGCAGGAAAACCCGGTCATCAATCGCATCGTGCTCGAAGGCAACAAGCGGCTGAAGAACGACAAGATCCTTCCTGAAATCCGGCTGGCACCGCGGCAGATCTACACCCGTTCGAAGGTTCGCGCCGATGTCGCCCGCATCATCGAGCTGTACAAGCGGCAGGGTCGCTTTGCCGCCACGGTCGAGCCGCAGGCGGTGATGCTCGACCAGAACCGCGTCGACATCGTCTTTGAAATCACGGAAGGCCCGAAATCGAAGGTTCGCCAGATCAACATCATCGGGAACGAGCAGTTCTCCGACGGCGAACTGCGCGGCGAGATGCTGACCAAGCAAACCGGCTTTCTGACCTTCCTCACCGGTAATACCAGCTACGATCCCGACAAGCTCGCCTTCGATCAGCAGAACCTGCGCCGGTTCTATCTCACGCAGGGCTATGCCGATTTCCGGGTGGTGTCTACCGTCGCCGAGCTGACCCCCGATCGCAAGGATTTCATCATCACCTACGTGGTGGAGGAAGGCGAGCGGTACAAGTTCGGCGATGTCGCGGTGGAAAGCGAGATCCGCGATTTCGACGATGCCGCGCTGACCGCGACGCTGCCGATGAGGACCGGCGACTGGTACAATGCCGAGCAGGTCGAGAACACGATCGAAAGCCTGGCCGAAACAATCGGCGCGTTCGGCTATGCGTTCGGCGAGGTGCAGCCGCGCTACAATCCGAACCGCGAAGACCTGACGATGGACGTCACGTTCCAGATCGCGGAGGCGCCGCGCGTCTATGTCGAGCGGATCGACATCAACGGCAATACGCTGACGCAGGACAAGGTGATCCGCCGCGAATTCCGGCTGGCCGAAGGGGATGCCTTCAACTCGCTCCAGGTGCGCCGGTCGACCGCGCGCATCAATTCGCTGGGCTATTTCCAGGAGAATTTCGAGGTCGAGCAGGGGCCGGGCAGCGCACCCGACCGCGTCGTCCTGACCGCCAATGTCGAGGAACGCCCGACCGGCGAACTTCAGCTTTCGGCCGGTTTTTCGAGCCTGGAACGCTTCATCCTGCAGGGTTCGATCCGGCAGAACAATTTCCGCGGTCGAGGGCAGTCGGTCGGTCTTTCGCTGAACTATTCGCGCTTTTCCAAATCGGCGCAGGTCAGCTTTACCGAACCGTACGTGTTCGATTCCAACATTTCGTTCGGCGCCGACATCTACCGCCGCGATTTCAACAGCTTCAACCGCTTCAACAACAGCCGCAACACGACCTACGAAAACAGCTCGACCGGGTTTTCGGTGCGCGCCGGCACCGCGCTCAGCGAATATATGCAGTTCATCGGCCGCTACACGCTTCAGGTCGAGGACGTGACGCTGGGACAGCAATATTTCGCAGATCTCGACGGCGATGGCGTCCGCAATTGCGAACCGCTCATCGCGGGGCGCTATCTGTGCGACGCTCTGGGCAAGCGGACGAGCTCGATTCTGGGCGCGTCGCTGGTGTATGACACGCTCAACAACCGGCTGCGGCCTTCGGCCTACCACCGGGTCGTGCTGAACGGGGATTTTGCCGGGCTGGGCGGTTCGGTCAAATATCTGCGGGGTAAGCTGAACGCGTCGAAATTCTGGGGCGTGGGTTCGGGCTTCATCTTCTCGCTGCAGGGCGAGGGCGGGTATATCCACGCGTTGAGCGACCGGGCGGGCGCGAATATCGACGATGTCCGCCTGACCGACCGGTTCTTCCTCGGCAATCCGCAGATGCGCGGCTTCGACATTCGCGGCGTCGGTCCGCGCGTCATCCGCAAGCCCTTGCTCGACACCAATGGCGACGGCATTTTCGAAACGGTGAGCGAGGATCGCGATACCTGGACCGATGACGCGCTGGGCGGCCGGGCCTATTATCTCGGCAGGGCAGAGCTGGAAATTCCGCTCGGCTCCGGCGCGCGCGAACTCGGTCTGCGGCCGTCGATCTTCGTCGATGCAGGTGCCGTGTTCGGCCTGACCGACCCGGTGACGCAGACCTTCGATCAGCCGCTCTATGCGCAGCGTGTCGATGTCAATGGCGACCCGCTCGACGAAATCATCTACACCAATGACCCGCTGGCGCCCGATGGCGAAACGCAGAATCAGCGGATCATCAGCCCGTTCACCGAACAATTTCTGGGCGACAGCCCGAAACCGCGCGTTGCGGTGGGCATCGGCGTCAACTGGAATTCTCCCTTCGGACCGCTTCGCATCGACCTGTCGAAGGCTCTCTTGAAAGAAGAGGGCGACGATCCGAGGACATTTTCCTTCAACGTAGGAACGCAATTCTGA
- a CDS encoding OmpH family outer membrane protein gives MKNTTKLLAAALMAGALPTAALTAAPASAQVVPGIGIANPDAIVVNTAAFRLAEQQRQTTYAAQMQQAEQRRAQISQQLQPLYQQIQTASQQANPNQQQLQQQAAQIQQIEQQAQAELQQIMQPVALSRAYVLEQLSEQFNTALTNVKQRKRLTLVLTPDSVLDADQAYNINQDVVTEMDRLVPSVQIVPPAGWLPRAQREAQAQAQAAQAQQPQQGNAAASGGR, from the coding sequence ATGAAAAACACGACCAAGCTTCTCGCCGCCGCGCTGATGGCCGGCGCTCTGCCCACCGCGGCGCTGACCGCTGCGCCCGCGTCGGCGCAGGTTGTGCCGGGCATCGGCATCGCCAATCCCGATGCGATCGTCGTCAACACCGCGGCCTTCCGCCTCGCGGAGCAGCAGCGCCAGACCACCTATGCCGCGCAGATGCAGCAGGCGGAACAGCGCCGCGCCCAGATCTCGCAGCAGCTTCAGCCGCTGTATCAGCAGATTCAGACTGCGAGCCAGCAGGCGAACCCCAATCAGCAGCAATTGCAGCAGCAGGCCGCACAGATTCAGCAGATCGAGCAGCAGGCGCAGGCCGAGTTGCAGCAGATCATGCAGCCTGTCGCCCTGTCGCGCGCCTATGTGCTCGAACAGCTCAGCGAGCAGTTCAACACCGCGCTCACCAATGTGAAGCAGCGCAAGCGGCTCACGCTCGTCCTGACGCCGGATTCGGTGCTCGACGCGGATCAGGCGTATAACATCAACCAGGACGTCGTGACCGAAATGGATCGCCTGGTGCCCAGCGTGCAGATCGTGCCGCCGGCGGGCTGGCTCCCGCGGGCGCAGCGCGAGGCGCAGGCGCAGGCGCAGGCCGCGCAGGCGCAGCAGCCGCAGCAGGGCAACGCCGCCGCGTCCGGCGGGCGCTGA
- the fabZ gene encoding 3-hydroxyacyl-ACP dehydratase FabZ produces the protein MSETTGFDHARILELLPHRYPMLLVDRVVSLDPESEIHAVKAVSFNEDFFQGHFPGRPIMPGVLQVEALAQAAGILAVEALGLAGTGKLVYFMAIENAKFRAPVEPGHLLNLRTGFVQKRTRVCKFWGKADIDGKVTCETEFTAMIAD, from the coding sequence ATGAGCGAGACGACCGGGTTCGACCACGCGCGCATTCTTGAACTGCTGCCGCATCGTTATCCGATGCTGCTGGTGGACAGGGTCGTTTCGCTCGACCCCGAAAGCGAGATCCACGCGGTGAAGGCGGTGTCCTTCAACGAGGATTTCTTTCAGGGGCATTTCCCCGGCCGGCCGATCATGCCCGGCGTGCTGCAGGTGGAGGCGCTCGCGCAGGCGGCGGGTATCCTCGCGGTGGAGGCGCTGGGCCTCGCGGGCACGGGCAAGCTCGTCTACTTCATGGCGATCGAGAATGCGAAATTCCGCGCGCCGGTGGAACCCGGCCATCTCCTCAACCTGCGCACCGGCTTCGTTCAGAAACGCACGCGCGTGTGCAAGTTCTGGGGCAAGGCCGACATCGACGGCAAGGTCACCTGCGAGACGGAATTTACCGCGATGATCGCCGATTAA
- a CDS encoding MipA/OmpV family protein produces MVNCRIWPVLILAGTIVPVAAQAQDANEFEQVRIGIGPQFQPAYPGADGARLGPFFDIDRRAEGEDFAFEAPTESFGFPLLQFGGVYLGPTASITNSRKEKDTAPGLRTIGTTLEAGIAAQVYISDDLYSFVELRRGIGGHDGWTGQAGLDYIVRDADRYVVSAGPRVTYGDSTHSQAYFGITPEESAASGYAAYDADGGLQSAGGVVSVDFALGGPWGVMGFAGYQRLVGDAADSPVVELFGSKDQWTGGVALNYTFRRRRGGLF; encoded by the coding sequence ATGGTGAATTGCCGAATCTGGCCCGTACTGATCCTGGCCGGCACGATCGTTCCGGTCGCCGCACAGGCGCAGGACGCAAACGAGTTCGAGCAGGTGCGGATCGGCATCGGCCCGCAGTTTCAACCCGCCTACCCCGGTGCGGACGGCGCGCGGCTCGGCCCGTTCTTCGACATCGACCGCCGGGCGGAGGGCGAGGATTTCGCGTTCGAGGCCCCGACCGAAAGCTTCGGCTTCCCGCTCCTCCAGTTCGGCGGCGTCTATCTCGGTCCGACGGCATCCATCACCAACAGCCGCAAGGAAAAGGACACCGCGCCCGGCCTGCGTACCATAGGCACCACGCTGGAGGCGGGCATCGCCGCGCAGGTCTACATCAGCGACGATCTCTACAGCTTTGTCGAGCTTCGCCGCGGGATCGGCGGGCACGATGGCTGGACCGGCCAGGCGGGGCTCGATTACATCGTGCGCGATGCGGACCGCTATGTCGTGTCGGCCGGGCCGCGCGTAACCTACGGCGATTCCACGCATAGCCAGGCCTATTTCGGCATCACGCCCGAGGAATCGGCGGCGAGCGGCTATGCCGCCTACGATGCCGATGGCGGGCTGCAATCGGCGGGCGGCGTGGTCAGCGTGGATTTCGCGCTCGGCGGCCCGTGGGGCGTCATGGGTTTTGCCGGGTATCAGCGGCTCGTCGGCGATGCCGCCGATTCGCCGGTGGTCGAACTGTTCGGAAGCAAGGATCAGTGGACCGGCGGCGTTGCGCTCAACTACACGTTCCGGCGGCGGCGTGGCGGGCTGTTCTGA
- the rpmE gene encoding 50S ribosomal protein L31: MKNDIHPDYHMITVKMTDGTEYQTRSTWGNEGDTLTLEIDPTSHPAWTGGQRLVSEGGRVARFNKRFGGLSLKK, translated from the coding sequence ATGAAGAACGACATCCACCCCGATTACCACATGATCACGGTCAAGATGACCGACGGCACCGAGTATCAGACCCGCTCCACTTGGGGCAACGAGGGTGATACGCTGACGCTCGAAATCGACCCGACCTCGCACCCGGCATGGACCGGCGGTCAGCGTCTGGTGAGCGAAGGCGGCCGGGTCGCACGCTTCAACAAGCGTTTCGGCGGTCTCTCGCTCAAGAAATAA
- a CDS encoding FdhF/YdeP family oxidoreductase, whose translation MSSRKAEPREYHGAAGGFGSLQGIARIELKERAGPGAAETLYRQNKPEGYMCSSCAWAKPPNPHLAEFCENGAKATLWDLTSERCTPEWISRHTVTELRERSGYELEMRGRLTEPMRYDAGTDRYVRASWDEAFAAIGAQLHRLDPKSVTFYASGKAALEPSYLYAVFARAYGHNNLPDSSNMCHETTSVGLKKVVGSPVGTCTLQDLDHCDAIFYLGQNPGTNSPRLLRPLMQAAKRGCKIITFNPLREKGLLEFIDPQDPVAMLTQKPTKMSHMYMQVKPGGDIAALMGVIKRVLEIDDEAKEKGLARTLDDAFLAEHTHGFDALRHTVENTGWDAIEANSGIARAELERAGDVYAGAKNVIGIYGMGLTQHVHGSQAIGMLVNLLLLNGNIGRQGAGCTPIRGHSNVQGQRTVGITEKTKLAPVEKYRELLDLETPEEDGHTTVEFLEALLDGSNKGFIGLGGNLAQAVPDHERVHRAWGEMELTVHIATKLNKTHLMPGKSSWILPCLVRAEEDIQASGPQTVTMEDSFSHIYGSIGKRKPASEQLKSETAIVAGLAKATLAHRETRNAKLAWDEWTGDYARIRDLIAHTFPDEFHDMNGRMNRPGGFYRGNGAHDRIWKTESGKAEFTDPTVLNACGIGEADGRFHLVTVRSNDQFNTTIYGHSDRLRGLEGTRMMVMINPNDMERHGLCDGDLVTLIGDAEDDMERTVRGLKVTPYRLPDGCLAGYFPELNPLVPLWYHDKLSKTPASKGIPVRIVKE comes from the coding sequence ATGAGCAGCCGCAAAGCCGAACCACGCGAATATCACGGGGCGGCGGGCGGCTTCGGGTCGTTACAGGGTATCGCGCGCATCGAATTGAAGGAGCGCGCCGGGCCCGGGGCTGCCGAAACGCTCTATCGTCAGAACAAGCCCGAAGGCTACATGTGCTCGTCCTGCGCATGGGCGAAGCCGCCGAACCCGCATCTTGCCGAATTCTGTGAAAACGGGGCGAAGGCGACGCTCTGGGATCTGACCAGCGAGCGTTGCACGCCGGAATGGATTTCGCGCCACACCGTGACCGAATTGCGCGAGCGCAGCGGGTACGAGCTGGAAATGCGGGGACGGCTGACCGAGCCGATGCGCTACGATGCCGGGACCGATCGCTATGTCCGCGCGAGCTGGGACGAGGCGTTTGCCGCCATCGGCGCGCAGTTGCACCGGCTCGATCCCAAATCGGTGACCTTCTACGCCTCGGGCAAGGCGGCGCTGGAACCGTCCTATCTCTATGCCGTGTTCGCGCGGGCCTATGGGCATAACAACCTGCCCGACAGTTCGAACATGTGTCACGAAACGACGTCGGTCGGGTTGAAGAAGGTCGTCGGTTCGCCGGTCGGCACCTGCACCTTGCAGGATCTCGACCATTGCGACGCGATCTTCTACCTCGGCCAGAATCCGGGCACCAACAGCCCGCGCCTGCTGCGCCCGTTGATGCAGGCGGCGAAGCGTGGCTGCAAGATCATCACCTTCAACCCGCTGCGCGAAAAAGGCCTGCTCGAATTCATCGACCCGCAGGACCCGGTCGCGATGCTCACGCAAAAGCCGACCAAGATGTCGCACATGTACATGCAGGTGAAGCCCGGCGGCGACATTGCGGCCTTGATGGGCGTGATCAAGCGCGTGCTGGAAATCGATGACGAGGCGAAGGAAAAGGGGCTGGCCCGCACGCTCGACGATGCGTTCCTGGCCGAACATACGCATGGGTTCGACGCGCTGCGCCACACGGTCGAGAATACCGGCTGGGACGCGATCGAGGCAAATTCGGGCATCGCGCGCGCCGAACTGGAGCGGGCGGGCGATGTCTATGCCGGGGCGAAGAACGTCATCGGCATCTACGGCATGGGGCTGACGCAACATGTCCACGGCTCGCAGGCGATCGGCATGCTGGTCAATCTCCTGCTGCTCAACGGCAATATCGGGCGGCAGGGTGCCGGCTGCACCCCGATCCGCGGCCACTCCAACGTGCAGGGGCAGCGCACCGTCGGCATTACGGAGAAGACGAAGCTCGCCCCGGTGGAGAAATATCGCGAATTGCTCGACCTCGAAACGCCGGAGGAGGACGGCCACACCACGGTCGAATTCCTGGAGGCGCTGCTCGACGGGAGCAACAAGGGTTTCATCGGGCTTGGCGGCAATCTGGCTCAGGCGGTGCCCGACCATGAACGCGTGCACCGCGCATGGGGCGAGATGGAGCTGACCGTGCATATCGCGACGAAGCTCAACAAGACGCATCTGATGCCGGGCAAATCCTCGTGGATCCTGCCCTGCCTCGTCCGGGCCGAGGAGGACATCCAGGCGAGCGGCCCGCAAACCGTCACGATGGAGGACAGCTTCAGCCACATCTACGGCAGCATCGGCAAGCGCAAGCCGGCGAGCGAACAGCTGAAAAGCGAAACGGCGATCGTCGCGGGGCTGGCGAAGGCGACGCTGGCCCATCGCGAAACGCGCAATGCAAAGCTCGCATGGGACGAATGGACCGGCGATTATGCGCGCATCCGCGACCTGATCGCGCATACGTTCCCGGACGAATTCCATGACATGAACGGGCGGATGAACCGGCCCGGCGGATTTTATCGCGGCAATGGCGCCCATGACCGCATCTGGAAAACGGAAAGCGGAAAGGCGGAATTTACCGATCCCACCGTGCTGAATGCCTGCGGGATCGGGGAGGCGGACGGCCGGTTCCACCTCGTCACCGTCCGCTCGAACGATCAGTTCAACACGACGATCTACGGCCATTCGGACCGGCTGCGCGGGCTCGAAGGGACGCGCATGATGGTGATGATCAACCCCAACGACATGGAGCGCCACGGACTGTGCGACGGCGATCTCGTCACGCTCATCGGCGATGCGGAGGATGATATGGAGCGCACGGTCCGCGGGCTCAAGGTGACGCCCTATCGCCTGCCGGACGGATGCCTCGCGGGGTATTTTCCGGAGCTCAATCCGCTCGTCCCGCTGTGGTATCACGACAAGCTGTCGAAAACGCCCGCATCGAAGGGCATTCCCGTCCGCATCGTGAAGGAATGA
- a CDS encoding formate dehydrogenase accessory sulfurtransferase FdhD, giving the protein MERPLPGEVPVALEFDGVTWAVMMATPEDLADYARGFAIGEGLISPDAPPLSVDVARIDDGWIVRAHLPGSNAGTMAERVRRRIGDSSCGLCGMDTLAEVARPLPPVAVPMQPEPAAIFRAGGMLRDHQPIGRATGAAHAAAICTMDGAIACVREDVGRHNAFDKAIGAWTAAGAAPGGAAPHFAMLSARCSFELVEKAVRGGLSALVTISAPTSMAVERARDAGLPLFVLARGDSVLELT; this is encoded by the coding sequence GTGGAGCGCCCGCTTCCAGGCGAAGTGCCGGTCGCGCTCGAATTCGACGGGGTGACGTGGGCGGTCATGATGGCGACGCCTGAAGATCTTGCCGATTATGCGCGCGGGTTCGCCATTGGCGAGGGACTCATTTCGCCCGACGCTCCCCCATTGTCCGTCGATGTCGCGCGGATCGACGATGGATGGATCGTTCGCGCGCATCTTCCGGGCAGCAATGCCGGAACTATGGCGGAACGGGTGCGGCGCCGGATCGGCGATTCCAGTTGCGGGCTGTGCGGCATGGACACGTTGGCCGAGGTGGCCCGCCCGTTGCCGCCGGTCGCGGTTCCGATGCAGCCCGAACCCGCGGCCATTTTCCGCGCCGGCGGCATGTTGCGCGACCATCAGCCGATCGGCCGCGCGACCGGTGCCGCGCATGCGGCCGCGATCTGCACGATGGATGGCGCGATCGCATGCGTGCGCGAGGATGTCGGCCGGCACAATGCCTTCGACAAGGCGATCGGCGCGTGGACCGCCGCCGGGGCGGCGCCGGGCGGCGCGGCCCCGCATTTTGCGATGTTGAGCGCGCGATGCAGTTTCGAGCTGGTCGAAAAAGCGGTGCGGGGCGGATTGAGCGCGCTCGTCACGATCTCGGCACCGACGAGCATGGCGGTGGAACGGGCACGGGATGCGGGGCTTCCGCTTTTCGTGCTGGCGCGCGGGGATTCGGTGCTCGAGCTGACGTGA
- a CDS encoding 2OG-Fe(II) oxygenase, producing the protein MSSHASSVAARLREDPAVQQHPSPKLELFTRRGFLSPDDCTALIALIDADRRPSTIADPNGDAYFRTSETCDLDSGIEVVARLDAAICALSGLNPAHGEPLQGQRYAVGQEFKAHTDYFSPGGEDYDKFCAVAGQRTWTFMIYLNEPDAGGATRFKVIGKTFQPETGRLVAWNNRKGDGAVNASTLHHGMKVRKGTKYVITKWFRERPWG; encoded by the coding sequence ATGAGTTCCCACGCATCATCGGTCGCGGCCCGGCTGCGCGAAGACCCCGCCGTGCAGCAGCACCCCTCGCCCAAGCTGGAACTGTTTACCCGGCGCGGATTTCTCTCTCCCGACGATTGCACCGCGCTCATCGCGCTCATCGATGCAGACCGGCGCCCGTCCACCATCGCCGACCCCAATGGCGACGCCTATTTCCGGACGAGCGAAACGTGCGACCTCGATTCCGGGATCGAGGTCGTCGCCCGGCTAGATGCCGCGATCTGCGCGCTGTCGGGGCTCAACCCCGCGCATGGCGAACCGCTTCAGGGGCAGCGTTACGCCGTCGGTCAGGAGTTCAAGGCGCACACCGACTATTTCTCCCCCGGCGGCGAGGATTACGACAAATTCTGCGCCGTCGCGGGGCAGCGGACCTGGACCTTCATGATCTATCTCAACGAACCGGACGCGGGCGGCGCCACCCGTTTCAAGGTGATCGGCAAGACGTTTCAGCCCGAAACCGGGCGCCTCGTCGCGTGGAACAATCGCAAGGGGGATGGCGCGGTCAATGCGAGCACGCTCCACCACGGAATGAAGGTGCGCAAGGGCACCAAATATGTCATCACGAAATGGTTTCGCGAACGCCCCTGGGGCTGA
- a CDS encoding Glu/Leu/Phe/Val dehydrogenase — protein sequence MWSNPAFDDHEKVTLVHDRKSGLRAIIAIHSTHLGPAAGGTRFWHYADSADAVTDALRLSQGMSFKNAMADLPMGGGKAVLLADADGTKTDAMLEAYGRAVDALGGQYVTAEDVGISEQDMVAIARATPHVTGLPTEGAQAAGGDPGPFTAMGIYLGLAAAVRHKLGRETLDGVHVAVQGTGSVGGRLARMLAKDGAQLTLADVNAERAATLARDLGARAVAADEIMGVACDVFSPNALGAILDDEGIARLDTQIVAGGANNQLARPEHGQMLAKRGILYTPDYVLNAGGIISVTIEYLARQNGRTADVNEVREKIRQIPGRLVEIWAECDRTGETPATIADMMARRRIGRS from the coding sequence ATGTGGAGCAATCCCGCTTTCGACGATCATGAAAAAGTCACGCTGGTCCATGACCGCAAGAGCGGGCTGCGCGCCATCATCGCCATCCATTCCACGCATCTTGGCCCGGCGGCGGGCGGCACGCGGTTCTGGCACTATGCCGATTCCGCCGATGCCGTGACCGACGCGCTGCGCCTGTCGCAGGGGATGAGCTTCAAGAACGCGATGGCCGATCTCCCCATGGGCGGCGGCAAGGCGGTTCTGCTGGCCGATGCGGACGGTACGAAGACCGATGCCATGCTGGAGGCTTATGGCCGCGCCGTCGACGCGCTCGGCGGGCAATATGTCACGGCCGAGGATGTCGGCATTTCGGAGCAGGACATGGTCGCCATTGCCCGCGCGACCCCGCATGTCACCGGCCTTCCGACCGAAGGCGCGCAGGCCGCGGGCGGCGATCCCGGCCCGTTCACCGCGATGGGCATATACCTCGGCCTCGCCGCCGCGGTCCGTCACAAGCTTGGCCGCGAAACGCTCGACGGGGTGCATGTCGCGGTGCAGGGCACCGGCAGCGTCGGTGGCCGCCTCGCGCGCATGCTCGCCAAGGATGGCGCGCAGCTGACGCTGGCCGACGTCAATGCCGAACGCGCCGCAACCCTGGCCCGCGACCTCGGAGCGCGCGCGGTTGCAGCGGACGAGATCATGGGCGTTGCCTGCGACGTGTTCAGCCCCAACGCGCTGGGCGCCATCCTCGATGACGAGGGCATTGCCCGGCTCGACACGCAGATCGTCGCGGGCGGCGCCAATAATCAGCTGGCCCGACCCGAACACGGGCAGATGCTGGCCAAGCGCGGCATTCTCTACACGCCCGATTACGTGCTGAATGCGGGCGGGATCATTTCGGTTACGATCGAATATCTCGCGCGGCAGAACGGCCGGACCGCCGATGTGAACGAGGTGCGTGAGAAAATCCGCCAGATCCCCGGCCGGCTCGTCGAAATCTGGGCCGAATGCGACCGTACGGGCGAAACCCCGGCGACGATCGCGGACATGATGGCCCGCCGCCGCATCGGGCGCAGCTGA
- the ccmC gene encoding heme ABC transporter permease CcmC — protein MHGFANPKRFLTIARWLTPALLVTGMIVAGGALAWGLLATPADRLMGETVRILYLHVPAAWLGMGGWTAIAIASLVELVWRHPLAGIAARAAAVPGAAFTAICLVTGSIWGRPTWGTWWVWDGRLTSMLVLLFLYFGYIALAGAAQRDMAAGAGGSRVTAIFGLVGAVNIPIINRSVVWWNSLHQPPSITMGQSAIDPVFLVPLLLSTLGFSLLFGGIVLARMRALLADIQAEARLRRRALA, from the coding sequence ATGCATGGTTTTGCCAATCCTAAACGCTTCCTGACGATCGCCCGCTGGCTGACGCCGGCGTTGCTGGTGACGGGGATGATCGTCGCCGGCGGGGCGCTCGCGTGGGGACTGCTGGCGACGCCGGCGGACCGGTTGATGGGCGAAACGGTGCGCATTCTCTATCTTCACGTGCCGGCGGCGTGGCTGGGGATGGGCGGGTGGACCGCCATCGCCATCGCCAGTCTGGTCGAGCTTGTGTGGCGACATCCGCTGGCCGGAATCGCGGCGCGCGCGGCGGCGGTGCCGGGTGCGGCATTCACCGCGATCTGCCTTGTCACCGGGTCCATCTGGGGCCGCCCGACATGGGGGACATGGTGGGTGTGGGATGGCCGGCTGACCTCGATGCTGGTGCTGCTGTTCCTGTATTTCGGCTATATCGCGCTGGCCGGCGCGGCACAGCGGGACATGGCCGCGGGGGCCGGTGGCAGCCGTGTGACGGCCATTTTCGGGCTGGTCGGGGCGGTCAATATTCCGATCATCAATCGTTCGGTGGTGTGGTGGAACTCGCTCCATCAACCGCCCAGCATCACGATGGGGCAGTCCGCGATCGACCCGGTCTTTCTCGTGCCGCTGCTGCTGTCGACGCTTGGTTTCTCGCTTCTTTTCGGCGGGATCGTGCTTGCGCGCATGCGGGCCTTGCTCGCCGATATTCAGGCGGAGGCGCGCCTGCGCCGGCGTGCGCTGGCGTGA